A single region of the Vicia villosa cultivar HV-30 ecotype Madison, WI linkage group LG4, Vvil1.0, whole genome shotgun sequence genome encodes:
- the LOC131599780 gene encoding probable ribose-5-phosphate isomerase 4, chloroplastic isoform X1: MASIASSSSTLSTGLLLRSPTLQLGRRRIRITPNSVRIIPTRSCLDDTSSLLKAAQYTVDTYVKSGMVVGLGSGHASGMAIQHLGRQLHRGNLKDIVGIPTSVASASEAAKAGIPLITYQGSSQIDFAFDDADGVEEGTFVTIIGRRKLQSEESIIQEKSILNAANKLAFIIEESQYKGGLEGSIPVLIQSLNWLAIAEEIDDMFLGDAEVWRRASIGQVGPLGGDFPLVTREGHNVLDVIFTSPISSLAEVAKILDKLDGVVDHGVISKIPCTVVIASPNGFNVLEKLTADIVG, translated from the exons ATGGCTTCCATagcttcttcatcttcaacactTTCCACGGGTCTTCTTCTGCGTTCACCCACACTTCAATTAggcagaagaaggatcagaatcACACCCAATTCTGTGAGAATAATTCCCACTCGCTCCTGTCTCGATGACACTTCTTCTCTACTAAAAGCAGCTCAATACACT GTGGATACATACGTGAAAAGTGGCATGGTTGTAGGATTGGGGTCTGGTCATGCCTCTGGTATGGCCATTCAGCATCTGGGCCGCCAGCTTCATCGGGGTAATTTGAAGGACATAGTAGGGATTCCCAC GTCTGTTGCAAGTGCGAGTGAAGCAGCAAAGGCTGGGATTCCATTGATTACTTATCAAGGCAGTTCTCAA atcgattttgcatttgatgaCGCTGATGGTGTAGAAGAAGGAACATTTGTTACTATCATTGGGCGGAGGAAACTGCAAAGTGAGGAATCCATAATACAGGAGAAG TCCATACTGAATGCTGCCAATAAACTAGCGTTCATTATCGAAGAAAGCCAGTACAAAGGTGGTCTGGAAGGTTCTATTCCAGTTTTAATTCAGTCT CTTAACTGGTTGGCAATTGCTGAAGAGATTGATGATATGTTTCTCGGTGATGCTGAG GTGTGGAGAAGAGCATCTATAGGTCAAGTAGGTCCACTGGGAGGTGACTTTCCATTAGTGACAAGAGAAGGACATAATGTTCTTGATGTTATCTTCACATCTCCAATATCAAGTCTCG CTGAAGTAGCGAAAATCCTCGATAAACTTGATGGTGTTGTTGACCATGGTGTCATTTCGAAAATCCC ATGCACAGTGGTAATTGCTTCTCCTAATGGGTTCAACGTTTTGGAAAAATTGACTGCAGATATAGTGGGTTAG
- the LOC131599780 gene encoding probable ribose-5-phosphate isomerase 4, chloroplastic isoform X2, with the protein MASIASSSSTLSTGLLLRSPTLQLGRRRIRITPNSVRIIPTRSCLDDTSSLLKAAQYTVDTYVKSGMVVGLGSGHASGMAIQHLGRQLHRGNLKDIVGIPTSVASASEAAKAGIPLITYQGSSQIDFAFDDADGVEEGTFVTIIGRRKLQSEESIIQEKSILNAANKLAFIIEESQYKGGLEGSIPVLIQSLNWLAIAEEIDDMFLGDAEVWRRASIGQVGPLGGDFPLVTREGHNVLDVIFTSPISSLDAQW; encoded by the exons ATGGCTTCCATagcttcttcatcttcaacactTTCCACGGGTCTTCTTCTGCGTTCACCCACACTTCAATTAggcagaagaaggatcagaatcACACCCAATTCTGTGAGAATAATTCCCACTCGCTCCTGTCTCGATGACACTTCTTCTCTACTAAAAGCAGCTCAATACACT GTGGATACATACGTGAAAAGTGGCATGGTTGTAGGATTGGGGTCTGGTCATGCCTCTGGTATGGCCATTCAGCATCTGGGCCGCCAGCTTCATCGGGGTAATTTGAAGGACATAGTAGGGATTCCCAC GTCTGTTGCAAGTGCGAGTGAAGCAGCAAAGGCTGGGATTCCATTGATTACTTATCAAGGCAGTTCTCAA atcgattttgcatttgatgaCGCTGATGGTGTAGAAGAAGGAACATTTGTTACTATCATTGGGCGGAGGAAACTGCAAAGTGAGGAATCCATAATACAGGAGAAG TCCATACTGAATGCTGCCAATAAACTAGCGTTCATTATCGAAGAAAGCCAGTACAAAGGTGGTCTGGAAGGTTCTATTCCAGTTTTAATTCAGTCT CTTAACTGGTTGGCAATTGCTGAAGAGATTGATGATATGTTTCTCGGTGATGCTGAG GTGTGGAGAAGAGCATCTATAGGTCAAGTAGGTCCACTGGGAGGTGACTTTCCATTAGTGACAAGAGAAGGACATAATGTTCTTGATGTTATCTTCACATCTCCAATATCAAGTCTCG ATGCACAGTGGTAA